ATTGTTCACCACCGTGAAACGGCCGATCTTCCGGCGGCCGTCCGGCGTCTCGACGTGATAGAAGTACACGCCGCTTGCGACGAACTGGTTGTTCCGGTTGCGCATGTTCCAGACCGCCGCCCCACCGCCGGTGTTGTCGTTGTGCGACACGATGTTCACCAGCACGCCGCTCAGGCTGTAGATCCGGATGATCGCCTGCGCGGGCAGGTTGACGAACTGTAGCACCTTCGTCGTCGAAGAAATCTCGAGCGCGTTAGTGACGTAGTACGGATCCGGCACCGTGTGCACGCGTTCGAGGGCCTCGGCCGTGGTGGTGGACGCGTCGAGCGTGGAGCCCGAGTACGTGATCCGCGCCCTCAGGCCGGGAATCGCCGCCAGGCGCACGTCCTCGTCGAATCCATAGGACCCGGCGCGGCCGGTGATGAAGCCAGTGTAGGTACGGTAGTTCCACACCGTGCCGGCGGAGGGCAGCGCCGCCATCCGCATCAGCGTGAAGTAGCCGGCCAGGTAGAAGATGAAGCCGTTCCCGTTCGTCGTCATCGACGCGGTGCCGGCGTTGGTGCCGGACCGGAACGCCACCGGGCTCAGAATGGCGTGGTCCATCAGGAAGGCGTTCTGCGCCTCGGGCAGCAGACCGCCGCGGTCGCACGCCACGTTCGAGCCCGCCGTGAG
The window above is part of the Gemmatimonadales bacterium genome. Proteins encoded here:
- a CDS encoding T9SS type A sorting domain-containing protein, with translation LTAGSNVACDRGGLLPEAQNAFLMDHAILSPVAFRSGTNAGTASMTTNGNGFIFYLAGYFTLMRMAALPSAGTVWNYRTYTGFITGRAGSYGFDEDVRLAAIPGLRARITYSGSTLDASTTTAEALERVHTVPDPYYVTNALEISSTTKVLQFVNLPAQAIIRIYSLSGVLVNIVSHNDNTGGGAAVWNMRNRNNQFVASGVYFYHVETPDGRRKIGRFTVVNNAQ